The sequence GATCAGAAAAAACGAATACAGAGGCCTAAATAAACGAACGTAATGCGTATAAGACATGAAATCATACCAAAAGGAGGAAGTTAAATACCTAATACGTAATGATTAGCACCAATTTTCCGATAACTTTGGAAAATACAAAACGGTGACGTACTAGTTCAAGTCTCTTTCAATGCTTCCCATTCATAATGTCTCACATTCAGTAACTTTCCATTTCTGTCTTCTCCTTTTTTCTCTAGCCTTCGTTTACTGACACATGTCGCCACTGCTTTGCTTTGTGTTCACTTACGTAGATACAACCGAACAGAGTTTTAGATTTGCTGAAAACAGATGTCTCACTCTTATGAATCACCCAAATGGTCTTTGATAATTACAGAGACATCACATATAAATGGAAAACGCAAGtctgttttattattttgtctTCAAGTTCTGAGCACGaagtttaaaaattttgaaaaacaaagcAGTGAAGAAAACACTGCTTGAGTTTTGATTCAGTAGATCACTTGATAGGTCTCTTCTATGGCTCTCCTCCAAGCTCCACTCTCAGGTTATCATACGGATACACTCGTGGTGTCTGCAGCGATAACATAGTAAAAGATGATCATGCAATAGAAAAACAAGTATCACAATGACAAAAATACACGAGGAGAGAGATGACATATAAGAGAAAAACAGTTCCAATTCATCTCATCTCATGTATAGACAGACAAGAATACAAATAGCATACTATTAGCCCTAGCGTGCTGTCCAACTTCTATAACGCGAAAGCCTTCAATACAAACCCATCATAGTACAGCCTTTGATACATTGTATAGACATGAAGACAAATATCATATTCTTAGCACTAGTGTGCTGTTCAACTTCCACAAAATCCTTCAAAACAAAACTCATCATGGTATAGCCTTTGACACAACTTTTATGATCGTTGGCCAGTGGCCACTAAGAGAACTGAACCATTGATTATAACTGCTAATACTCTAACTAGACGCTTCAATATTATTTGACCGCGTATGAGCTTAAGCATGTACAAGAGTTCCCAAGAACCATTGTGTGTTTTTTTCAAGAAATCCTAAGAACACTCTACATAATCAGTCAATAAAGAAAGGATGACGAAAACAATAtgcagaaaaatgaaaaatccaTCTCTTCCAATACTTTCGCCAGAAGCAAACAACAAGAACTGATTTGTCTATAttcataaacaaacaaaatgcAAAAGCTGAATATTGCAGCATTCAGCAGCTGAAGAAAGAACATTCTATTAATTGAATAGTCTTTGGTGAACAAGCCTATTCCAAGTAAATATTTCATATTACATACAGCCAAGAAGGCAATGTTATTTGATGAATCGAATTCAGAGTAGTAAAGGGTAACATTTTATCAGCAAAATCATGACTATTTGCAGCTGTGTTTTTTACTCAAATCCACACACCAGAGAGAATAACACTCTAAGACACCACAATGAAAGCATAAACTACATAGAAAGTTGAAAGCTTTTCACTTACAAAAGGAACTTTTGAAGCTTTATCGTTCAAAACAGCGAGCATACCAAGAGCCCCAAAGAAGCTTAGACCGCCACACAACCATCCCAATGCTTCATACTGTTTCACTCATACCCAATAATTAAtcactaaaaaaacaattaatctcAATCCGCAAAAACATTTTGGAAAAAACCCTAAATCAACCTTCCCGACGGTATCAGCAATCCGATCTATGCAAGGCTCTGGAAACGCAGTCCCGTTGTCCCACATCAGCTCGTCGTTCACCGAAAGCTGAGACGCAATCAAGGGAAAGAGTCAAAAATCGAAACGAATTTTTCGGAGAATCTAAGAGAGATTTGACTCACAGGCTTGTCGGGGACGATGTGTTTGCCGACGGGGAGACCCATGCCGGCGCGTTGGCGGAGAGAAGAGGCGGCGGATCGGGCAACGATGCCGTTTCCACCCATGATTCGTGAGGCCACACCGCTCAATCTTCCTGCCATTTTCGCTTTGTTTCAGGTTTCCCTTCTTCTCTCGCAGGAGATCCAAAATTAATCTAGTTAGTACTGATCAAAATCACCAAACGACGTCGTGGAGGCTAACCCTTCAGCTCAGCCAGAGGTTTTAGTGTAAGTAATCTTTTTTAGTGTAAGTAATCTgtgttacaaagaaaaaaaaagtgtaagtaatctttagaaaaaaaaaaaactctgatGAAGTCTTATGGGATgcttctacttttttttttgctcaactTATGGGATGCTTCTACTTACTTAGGTCTGGATATTTCTTTGTAAGAAAACTATAtgtttatttctctttctttgaTTTTTATGCAGAATCTTTGGAACAATAAAGTATGGTCTCTTACCGTAATATTATAAGCAAATGGAGGCTATCACACACTTTTACCcaagattagtttttttttttcttagtttccgcaataatataattttacatgaaCGTTGCTTTGTTGGTTAGCCGCTGACCTTAGCTATCATATATGGTAAATCAGTAAATGAGTTTGCcaattttttactctaaaatctttttgttcttacaagGCGGAGTTTGGTATTTTCTGATTCATCCTCAAAAGCTAAACGACAATGTTTTTTGCTGTTTTGGTCTTTTAGATGTGGATTGTTAGTAACCACTAACTAGAGACCCCTTCAGTCCTTGTGTTTTCTTTAATAGAGCTGTTATTTTGCATTTGTTTAGAGtttaattataatttgattCATACACGTTGTAGTTATTTGTCTGTGTTTTATAGTTTTATCTAATGCAGAACATATCAGGGTAGTAATCTCAAGCAAAACATGATATAACTCTAAGCAAACCATGATATAACTCTAAGATTTGGAACAAGAAAGATGAGAAAGTGGGAGATAAAGTGAGGAAATCTAAGCATTG comes from Brassica rapa cultivar Chiifu-401-42 chromosome A02, CAAS_Brap_v3.01, whole genome shotgun sequence and encodes:
- the LOC103853824 gene encoding NADH dehydrogenase [ubiquinone] 1 beta subcomplex subunit 8, mitochondrial, which translates into the protein MAGRLSGVASRIMGGNGIVARSAASSLRQRAGMGLPVGKHIVPDKPLSVNDELMWDNGTAFPEPCIDRIADTVGKYEALGWLCGGLSFFGALGMLAVLNDKASKVPFTPRVYPYDNLRVELGGEP